A genomic stretch from Bacteroidales bacterium includes:
- a CDS encoding efflux RND transporter periplasmic adaptor subunit, with protein MDRKIEKKRFGKKQIWIGVGVIVIILIFVQMVFGDKSARLNVEEDKITLGTVDTGKYQDYISVNGTVEPIRTVYLDAVESGRVEEILIEEGTRVKKGDIILKLSNSNLLLDISGNEADVSRAVNDLKTARLNLENQNLQTRSNILELEFRLKKLERQYNNNIKLNSQNLISKEDFEYSKEQYEETKLQLELQQQKYLRDSTYARTRISVDQESIERMQSNLNLTRRRLDELSIKAPVDGELATLNPEIGEVINYGTRVGTINILDSYKMRVLIDEHYITRINRGLTADFDFAGRKNTLVISKVYPEVQNGTFAVDMVFTSPIPDQIRIGQTARIHLELGESEDALLLPKGGFYQNTGGQWIFLVDKSGQFAVKHNIRLGRQNPRYFEVLDGLKPGDQVIISDYESFGDADKLILKKSRN; from the coding sequence ATGGATCGTAAAATTGAAAAGAAAAGATTCGGTAAAAAGCAGATCTGGATTGGTGTTGGCGTCATAGTGATTATCCTGATTTTTGTGCAGATGGTTTTTGGAGATAAAAGTGCCCGGCTGAATGTCGAAGAAGACAAAATAACTTTGGGCACTGTTGATACAGGGAAATACCAGGATTATATTTCAGTGAATGGCACCGTAGAGCCGATCCGAACTGTTTACCTTGATGCTGTTGAATCAGGACGCGTCGAGGAAATCCTTATTGAAGAAGGAACCCGGGTTAAAAAAGGTGATATTATCCTTAAATTGAGTAATTCAAACCTGTTGCTGGATATCTCGGGTAATGAGGCTGATGTATCAAGAGCAGTAAACGATCTGAAAACTGCCAGGCTGAACCTTGAAAACCAGAATCTTCAAACGCGTTCAAACATCCTCGAGCTAGAATTCAGGTTAAAGAAACTTGAACGCCAGTATAACAATAACATCAAGCTGAATTCGCAAAACCTTATTTCAAAAGAGGATTTTGAATATTCAAAGGAACAGTATGAAGAGACAAAACTGCAGCTCGAATTGCAGCAACAGAAGTACCTGAGAGATTCAACTTATGCCCGGACAAGGATTTCTGTAGACCAGGAATCGATTGAAAGGATGCAAAGCAACCTTAATCTTACCCGCCGCAGGCTTGATGAGCTCAGTATAAAAGCACCCGTTGATGGTGAGCTTGCAACGCTTAATCCCGAGATCGGCGAAGTAATAAACTATGGCACCCGTGTGGGCACGATCAATATCCTGGACTCCTATAAAATGAGGGTATTGATTGATGAGCATTATATCACCCGCATAAACAGGGGGCTAACAGCCGACTTTGATTTCGCCGGAAGGAAAAACACTCTTGTCATTTCAAAAGTATATCCCGAGGTACAAAACGGAACTTTCGCTGTGGATATGGTTTTCACGAGCCCGATTCCCGACCAGATAAGAATCGGACAAACAGCCAGGATTCACCTGGAACTTGGCGAATCGGAAGATGCTCTTCTTTTGCCTAAAGGCGGATTCTACCAGAATACCGGCGGACAATGGATCTTCCTGGTTGACAAATCGGGCCAGTTTGCAGTGAAACATAATATCAGGCTCGGAAGGCAGAATCCCCGCTATTTCGAGGTGCTTGACGGCCTGAAACCCGGCGACCAGGTAATCATATCGGATTATGAAAGCTTCGGCGACGCCGATAAACTGATACTTAAAAAAAGCAGGAATTAG
- a CDS encoding TolC family protein → MKKAILFLCSLLILGLTPMKAQKVWSLQECISYALENNLQVKRQELNVQYNKNNYNQSKFRTLPNLNAQYNENYSSGQTFNQYAEPPRFENKSSWSGDLGARSSVTLFGGFQIINSILKSKYDFLKSQSDLEKSKNDIQLQLALAYLQVLFSKEIVNVSKNKLDVTSLQAQRTQKLLDVGNVAQGEYLQIKAQEANDKTALINAQNDLTIALLDLTQLLDLDSAAGFDVVVPPNIQVGLLPELESIQGIFDLAVKGMPQIKSAEYAVKSSEKELAMAWGQASPSIELSGGLSTFYSSENPNPFPTGDYKVKDQFKDDLNKQIGLGLTIPIFNRLQVKTSISNAKLQVSDFELQLEQAKNVLYKEVQQAHADANAAREKYNSSVEAVNYNEEAFKYTSQKMEVGLVNSVDYNIAQNNLISAQSSMLQAKYEYIFKLKILDLYMGKQITL, encoded by the coding sequence ATGAAAAAAGCCATTTTATTCCTGTGTTCACTCCTGATTTTGGGTTTAACACCAATGAAAGCCCAAAAAGTCTGGTCATTGCAGGAATGCATCAGTTATGCACTTGAGAATAACCTCCAGGTGAAACGCCAGGAATTAAACGTTCAATACAATAAAAACAACTATAATCAGAGTAAATTCAGAACACTGCCAAATCTTAACGCTCAGTATAATGAAAATTATTCATCAGGTCAGACATTCAACCAATATGCAGAACCCCCTAGGTTTGAGAATAAGAGTAGTTGGTCCGGAGATTTGGGGGCAAGGAGTAGCGTAACCTTATTCGGTGGTTTCCAGATTATCAATAGTATACTAAAATCAAAATATGATTTTCTGAAAAGCCAGTCTGATTTAGAGAAATCAAAGAACGACATTCAGCTTCAGCTCGCGCTTGCTTATCTCCAGGTTTTGTTTTCTAAAGAAATTGTCAACGTTTCAAAAAACAAACTCGATGTGACATCACTTCAGGCGCAAAGAACGCAGAAACTGCTGGATGTGGGAAATGTGGCACAGGGGGAATATCTGCAGATCAAAGCGCAGGAAGCTAATGACAAAACAGCACTGATAAACGCGCAGAACGATCTTACCATTGCGCTGCTTGATCTTACGCAGCTTCTTGACCTGGATTCCGCCGCTGGTTTTGATGTAGTCGTACCACCCAACATCCAGGTAGGCCTCCTTCCTGAACTGGAATCAATTCAAGGCATTTTTGATCTCGCGGTTAAAGGTATGCCACAAATTAAAAGCGCAGAATACGCGGTAAAAAGTTCTGAAAAAGAACTGGCTATGGCCTGGGGTCAGGCCAGTCCGTCAATCGAACTTAGCGGGGGACTTAGTACATTCTATTCAAGTGAAAATCCAAATCCTTTTCCTACAGGCGATTATAAAGTGAAAGATCAGTTTAAGGACGATTTAAACAAACAGATAGGTCTGGGATTGACAATTCCGATTTTCAACCGGTTACAGGTAAAAACATCCATAAGTAATGCAAAGTTACAGGTGAGTGATTTTGAACTTCAGCTGGAACAGGCAAAGAATGTATTATACAAAGAAGTTCAGCAGGCACACGCCGACGCAAATGCTGCCCGTGAAAAATACAACTCAAGCGTTGAAGCAGTCAATTATAATGAAGAAGCTTTCAAGTACACCAGCCAGAAAATGGAAGTGGGCCTTGTGAATTCAGTTGATTACAATATTGCACAGAATAACCTCATCAGCGCCCAGAGCAGCATGTTGCAGGCCAAGTATGAGTATATTTTCAAATTGAAGATCCTCGATTTATATATGGGTAAGCAAATTACCCTTTAG
- the panB gene encoding 3-methyl-2-oxobutanoate hydroxymethyltransferase produces the protein MSVASPEKPKRITTHVLQEMKMRGEKISMLTAYDYSMAKIIDRAGIDVILVGDSASNVMAGYETTVPITLNEMIYFASGVVRAVERALVVVDLPFGSYQGNSIEALNSAIRIMKETGAHAVKLEGGKEIVQSVIRILSAGIPVMGHLGLTPQSIHKFGTFVVRARDEEEAKKLVEDAHLLEEAGCFSIVLEKIPAKLGAQVAQEIKIPIIGIGAGRFVDGQVLVLHDMLGITHDFSPRFLRRYQNLYQEITSAVNNYITDVKNLEFPNDKEQY, from the coding sequence ATGTCAGTTGCTTCTCCCGAAAAACCCAAAAGAATCACCACGCATGTGCTCCAGGAAATGAAAATGCGCGGGGAAAAAATATCGATGCTGACAGCCTATGATTATTCAATGGCTAAAATAATTGACAGGGCCGGTATTGATGTTATTCTTGTAGGCGACTCCGCTTCGAATGTGATGGCAGGTTATGAAACCACGGTGCCCATCACACTCAATGAAATGATTTATTTTGCATCGGGTGTTGTAAGGGCGGTTGAACGAGCCCTTGTTGTTGTTGACCTTCCTTTCGGATCATACCAGGGAAACTCAATCGAAGCCTTGAATTCAGCCATCCGGATTATGAAGGAAACCGGCGCTCATGCTGTGAAGCTTGAAGGCGGGAAAGAAATAGTACAGTCGGTCATCCGTATCCTTTCAGCAGGTATACCTGTAATGGGGCATCTAGGACTTACCCCGCAGTCGATCCACAAATTCGGAACTTTCGTTGTAAGGGCAAGGGACGAGGAGGAGGCTAAAAAGCTTGTTGAAGATGCCCACCTGTTAGAAGAAGCAGGATGCTTTTCAATAGTACTTGAAAAAATTCCGGCAAAGCTTGGCGCCCAGGTAGCCCAGGAAATAAAAATCCCGATTATCGGAATCGGTGCGGGAAGATTTGTTGACGGGCAGGTACTTGTTCTTCACGATATGCTCGGCATTACCCATGATTTTTCACCCCGTTTCCTTCGCCGCTACCAGAACCTTTACCAGGAAATCACCAGCGCGGTTAACAATTATATCACCGATGTGAAGAATTTGGAATTTCCGAATGATAAGGAGCAATACTAG
- a CDS encoding GntP family permease, giving the protein MSLTLGLTLVIAGILLIIALTSWLKINSFLSLFLVSLLLAIVVLPFADIVPALKKGFGDTMGSIGLIIIFGAVIGVTLDKTGATLSIAEFILRLTGKNNASRAIAITGFITGLPIFCDSGFIVLSGINNSLTAKSNTNKVFMATALACALYSVHCLIPPHPGATAAAGIIGANIGNLVLVGMLVALPAAAAGYLWARWMTRKSKPAESVSGNENVNDIRTLPSPGKSILPVLIPLVLITGRSLSDIIFGSNAPAIAKFITFLGDPVIALFIGMVLAFMLLTDFSRKIANDMLSAAIEKAGPIIIITAAGGIFGAIIKATGTGEQAGAFLSQTRLGLLIPFLLAFILKTAQGSSTVAIITTASIIGPMLQSLGFEAESGKLLVMLAMGAGSMMVSHANDSYFWVITNFSGIQANDTLKVYSTSTIIMGVTSFLVVLILSVII; this is encoded by the coding sequence ATGAGCTTGACACTCGGCCTTACCCTTGTCATAGCAGGTATACTGCTTATCATCGCTCTTACTTCGTGGCTTAAGATCAATTCATTCCTTTCGCTGTTTCTTGTTTCACTTTTATTGGCGATTGTAGTTCTGCCCTTTGCTGATATTGTTCCGGCTCTCAAAAAAGGATTTGGCGATACAATGGGATCGATCGGACTTATCATCATTTTCGGGGCAGTGATTGGTGTTACACTCGACAAAACCGGCGCCACACTGAGTATTGCAGAATTCATCCTCAGGTTAACCGGAAAGAACAATGCATCTCGTGCTATTGCAATAACCGGTTTCATAACCGGCTTGCCGATATTCTGCGATTCCGGCTTCATTGTGCTGAGTGGAATTAACAATTCACTGACCGCAAAAAGCAATACAAACAAAGTTTTCATGGCAACCGCCCTTGCCTGTGCCTTGTACTCGGTTCACTGCCTGATTCCGCCCCACCCCGGTGCTACAGCCGCTGCCGGAATTATCGGGGCCAACATCGGGAATCTTGTGCTCGTTGGAATGTTAGTTGCTCTCCCGGCTGCTGCAGCCGGATATCTTTGGGCCCGTTGGATGACACGTAAATCAAAACCTGCTGAAAGTGTTTCCGGCAATGAAAATGTAAATGATATCCGGACATTGCCCTCACCGGGAAAATCCATTCTCCCCGTTTTAATCCCGCTTGTCCTGATTACCGGACGATCCCTTTCGGATATCATTTTTGGAAGTAATGCACCGGCAATTGCGAAATTCATTACATTCCTTGGCGATCCCGTGATTGCCCTATTTATAGGAATGGTCCTTGCATTTATGCTGCTGACCGATTTCAGCAGGAAAATAGCTAACGACATGCTGTCGGCAGCCATTGAAAAGGCCGGGCCGATTATCATCATCACAGCGGCCGGAGGGATTTTTGGCGCAATCATCAAAGCAACGGGCACAGGAGAACAGGCAGGCGCCTTTTTATCTCAAACCCGCCTGGGACTGCTGATTCCCTTCCTGCTTGCTTTTATACTCAAAACTGCCCAGGGATCATCCACCGTTGCCATCATAACAACCGCTTCGATAATCGGGCCTATGCTGCAAAGCCTCGGGTTTGAAGCTGAAAGCGGAAAACTGCTGGTAATGCTCGCCATGGGAGCCGGATCGATGATGGTTTCACATGCCAATGACTCCTATTTCTGGGTCATTACTAATTTTTCGGGAATACAGGCAAATGATACACTGAAAGTCTACAGTACTTCAACAATCATCATGGGCGTCACATCGTTCCTGGTTGTGCTGATCCTGTCGGTTATTATTTAG
- the dnaK gene encoding molecular chaperone DnaK: MSKIIGIDLGTTNSCVAVMEGNEPVVIPNSEGKRTTPSMVAFMDNGERKVGDPAKRQAITNPHKTVYSIKRFMGETFDKVTKEVNRVPYKVVKGDNNTPRVVIDDRKFTPQEVSALVLQKMKKTAEDYLGHEVTEAVITVPAYFSDSQRQATKEAGEIAGLKVKRIINEPTAASLAYGLDKKHHDMKIAVYDLGGGTFDISILELGDGVFEVKSTNGDTHLGGDDFDQCVIDWLAEEFKKDEGVDLKKDPMALQRLKEAAEKAKIELSSSTQTEINLPYIMPVDGIPKHLVKTLTRAKFESLIDPLVQATIEPCRKAIQDAGLSTSDINEVILVGGSTRIPVIQDVVEKFFGKKPSKGVNPDEVVAVGAAIQGGVLTGEVKDILLLDVTPLSLGIETMGGVATRLIEANTTIPTKKTETFTTASDNQPSVEIHILQGERPMAADNKTIGRFHLDGIPPAPRGIPQIEVTFDIDANGILHVSAKDKGTGKQQSIRIEASSGLSSDEIEKMKREARENEARDKAQREEVDKLNAADSLIFQTEKQLKEFGDKLPADKKGPIESALNNLKEAHKSKNLSAIDKATAELTSVWQAASEELYKNQQQAGGPQGGPQQGYTADAGNAGANQGGKKDDEVTDVDFEEVK, encoded by the coding sequence ATGAGTAAAATTATCGGAATCGATCTGGGGACGACCAATTCATGCGTTGCAGTTATGGAGGGTAATGAACCGGTTGTAATTCCCAACAGCGAAGGTAAACGCACAACTCCTTCGATGGTAGCTTTCATGGATAACGGCGAACGCAAAGTAGGTGATCCTGCAAAACGTCAGGCTATTACCAATCCGCATAAAACCGTTTATTCCATAAAGCGTTTCATGGGTGAAACCTTCGACAAAGTCACCAAGGAAGTAAACCGTGTTCCTTACAAGGTGGTTAAAGGAGACAACAACACACCCAGGGTAGTCATAGATGACCGCAAATTTACTCCGCAGGAAGTTTCGGCTCTTGTTCTTCAAAAAATGAAGAAAACAGCTGAAGATTACCTGGGCCATGAAGTAACCGAAGCTGTTATCACCGTGCCTGCCTATTTCAGCGACTCACAGCGCCAGGCTACAAAAGAAGCCGGAGAAATTGCCGGGCTCAAAGTGAAACGTATCATCAACGAACCCACTGCCGCATCCCTGGCATACGGCCTGGATAAGAAGCATCATGACATGAAGATCGCCGTGTATGACCTTGGCGGCGGTACATTTGATATTTCCATCCTTGAACTGGGTGATGGCGTTTTTGAAGTAAAATCAACAAACGGTGATACCCACCTGGGTGGTGACGACTTTGACCAGTGTGTGATCGACTGGCTTGCCGAAGAGTTTAAAAAAGACGAAGGTGTAGACCTTAAGAAAGACCCTATGGCCCTTCAACGTCTGAAAGAGGCTGCAGAAAAGGCAAAGATCGAATTGTCGAGTTCAACTCAGACCGAGATTAACCTGCCATACATCATGCCGGTTGACGGTATTCCCAAACACCTTGTAAAAACCCTTACCCGGGCAAAATTCGAAAGTCTTATTGACCCGCTCGTACAGGCCACTATTGAGCCTTGCCGTAAAGCCATACAGGATGCCGGTTTATCTACATCTGATATTAACGAGGTAATCCTTGTGGGTGGTTCTACCCGTATCCCGGTGATCCAGGATGTGGTTGAGAAATTCTTTGGTAAGAAACCTTCAAAGGGCGTAAACCCGGACGAGGTTGTGGCAGTTGGTGCTGCTATTCAGGGCGGTGTTCTCACCGGTGAAGTAAAGGATATCCTTTTGCTTGACGTAACCCCTCTGTCGCTTGGTATCGAAACCATGGGCGGTGTAGCTACAAGGCTTATTGAGGCCAACACAACCATCCCGACCAAGAAGACAGAAACTTTTACAACGGCATCAGATAACCAGCCCTCAGTTGAAATACATATCCTGCAGGGTGAAAGACCGATGGCTGCTGATAACAAGACCATAGGAAGATTCCATCTCGACGGGATTCCGCCTGCACCAAGAGGCATTCCGCAGATCGAAGTCACATTCGATATTGATGCTAACGGTATCCTCCACGTTTCGGCAAAAGATAAAGGTACCGGAAAACAGCAGAGCATCCGTATCGAGGCCTCATCAGGACTTTCTTCCGATGAAATCGAAAAGATGAAACGCGAAGCAAGGGAAAATGAAGCCCGTGATAAAGCCCAGCGTGAAGAAGTAGATAAGCTGAATGCCGCCGACAGCCTGATATTCCAGACTGAAAAACAGCTCAAGGAATTTGGCGACAAGCTACCTGCCGATAAGAAAGGACCAATTGAGAGTGCATTGAATAACCTCAAAGAGGCCCATAAATCGAAAAACCTGAGCGCTATTGATAAAGCCACTGCCGAACTGACTTCAGTATGGCAGGCCGCTTCGGAAGAGCTTTATAAAAACCAGCAGCAGGCCGGTGGCCCGCAGGGCGGTCCTCAGCAGGGTTACACCGCTGATGCAGGAAACGCTGGCGCTAACCAGGGCGGTAAAAAAGATGATGAAGTTACCGATGTGGATTTTGAAGAAGTGAAATAA
- a CDS encoding ABC transporter ATP-binding protein translates to MIKTTDLVKVFRTDEVETTALNKVNITVEKGEFVAIMGPSGCGKSTLLNILGLLDTPSGGQYFFNGEEVARYKEKQRTNLRKGNIGFVFQSFNLIDELTVYENVELPLLYLKVSPSDRKKKVNEVLERMKITHRRKHFPQQLSGGQQQRVAIARAVVTRPHLILADEPTGNLDSANGEEVMSLLTELNNEGTTIVMVTHSPSDADKAHRIVQLFDGHIVTENIRHIL, encoded by the coding sequence ATGATTAAAACAACCGATCTGGTCAAGGTTTTCCGAACAGATGAAGTGGAAACCACTGCTTTGAACAAGGTGAACATCACCGTTGAAAAAGGTGAATTTGTAGCCATTATGGGGCCTTCGGGCTGCGGTAAATCAACCCTGCTGAACATTCTGGGTCTGCTCGACACTCCAAGCGGCGGTCAGTACTTTTTCAATGGTGAAGAAGTAGCCCGCTACAAGGAGAAACAGCGCACCAATCTCAGAAAGGGCAACATCGGTTTTGTATTCCAGAGCTTCAATCTTATTGATGAACTCACGGTTTATGAAAATGTTGAACTACCGCTGTTGTACCTGAAGGTTTCGCCGTCCGACAGGAAAAAGAAGGTGAATGAAGTACTCGAAAGAATGAAAATCACTCACAGAAGAAAGCATTTTCCCCAGCAGCTATCGGGCGGTCAGCAGCAGAGAGTTGCCATAGCCCGTGCAGTAGTTACAAGGCCGCACCTGATCCTGGCCGATGAGCCCACCGGAAATCTTGACTCGGCAAACGGTGAAGAAGTAATGAGCCTCCTTACAGAACTCAATAACGAAGGCACTACCATTGTAATGGTAACGCACTCCCCTTCGGATGCTGATAAGGCACACCGCATTGTTCAGCTGTTCGACGGTCATATTGTAACCGAGAATATACGGCACATTTTATAA
- a CDS encoding RluA family pseudouridine synthase gives MPDNLTILYEDNHIIAVNKTQHDLVQKDITGDEALDDKIKNYLKEKYKKPGAVFLGVVHRLDRPVTGVVLFARTSKALSRLTTMFREGEISKTYWAIVKNAPPNESDRLVHYMVRNAKQNKSYCHETAKPGSKQAILGYRLAGRSQNYFLLEINLETGRHHQIRSQLSTIGCPIKGDLKYGFPRSNPDGGISLHSRQIRFMHPVTGIETIITAEPPEGDALWTALMESASK, from the coding sequence ATGCCCGATAACCTTACCATCCTTTACGAAGACAACCACATCATTGCTGTTAATAAAACCCAGCACGACCTGGTGCAGAAAGACATTACAGGTGACGAAGCGCTTGACGACAAGATAAAGAATTACCTTAAAGAAAAATACAAAAAACCGGGGGCTGTCTTCCTGGGCGTTGTACACAGGCTAGACCGTCCCGTTACCGGTGTGGTGTTGTTTGCCCGCACCAGCAAGGCACTTTCAAGGCTCACCACCATGTTTCGCGAAGGTGAAATCAGCAAAACTTACTGGGCTATTGTAAAAAACGCCCCTCCGAATGAGTCCGACAGGCTCGTTCATTACATGGTAAGAAATGCCAAACAGAACAAAAGCTATTGCCATGAAACGGCGAAACCCGGATCGAAACAGGCCATCCTGGGATACAGGCTGGCAGGGCGTTCACAAAACTACTTCCTGCTTGAGATCAATCTTGAAACCGGCCGCCATCACCAGATCCGCTCCCAACTTTCGACTATCGGATGTCCGATCAAAGGCGATCTGAAATACGGTTTTCCCCGTTCCAATCCCGACGGCGGAATCAGCCTGCACTCAAGACAAATCAGGTTCATGCACCCGGTGACGGGAATCGAAACCATAATCACAGCAGAACCGCCCGAAGGGGATGCTTTGTGGACTGCACTTATGGAAAGCGCTTCTAAATAA
- a CDS encoding sigma-54 dependent transcriptional regulator: MSEKTGNILAIDDNEDILFALKLLLKPHVEKLTTLNNPEKIPEVMSKENFDMILLDMNFNKDAISGQEGFDWLGRILQIDPQAVVVFITAYGDAEKAVKAIKSGATDFVLKPWQNEKLLATISASVKLRRSRLEADDLRAKQKEMSAVMDQPFTDFIGSSARMQEVFTTIKKVAQTDANVLILGENGTGKELVARALHRNSPRRDEVFISVDLGSLSDTLFESELFGHEKGAFTDAKKEKPGRFEIASRGTLFMDEIGNIPLPLQSKILTVIERREVTRVGANRPVSVDVRLICATNSDLYESVSNNLFRQDLLYRINTVEIHLPPLRERGDDIELLSNHFLKIYAKKYRKPIRGITSASLKKLMHYGWPGNVRELQHAIERAVIMTETPSLEPDDFILSTPRKKSGDLEFDTYNLDEIERRVIEKVMKQNQGNISQAASELGLTRTSLYRRMEKYGF, encoded by the coding sequence ATGAGTGAAAAGACAGGAAATATACTGGCAATTGATGACAATGAGGATATTCTTTTTGCGTTGAAGCTTCTGCTGAAGCCGCATGTAGAAAAACTCACCACTCTCAATAATCCTGAAAAAATACCTGAGGTCATGTCGAAAGAGAATTTTGACATGATCCTGCTTGACATGAATTTCAATAAAGATGCCATCAGCGGACAGGAAGGCTTTGACTGGCTGGGCCGGATACTCCAGATTGATCCGCAGGCCGTTGTAGTTTTCATTACTGCTTACGGTGATGCTGAAAAGGCTGTTAAGGCAATTAAATCAGGGGCAACTGATTTTGTCCTGAAACCCTGGCAGAACGAGAAACTGCTGGCTACCATTTCGGCATCGGTAAAACTGAGAAGATCCAGGCTCGAAGCGGATGACCTGAGGGCGAAACAAAAAGAGATGAGTGCTGTAATGGACCAGCCTTTTACCGATTTTATCGGAAGTTCAGCCCGTATGCAGGAAGTGTTCACCACAATTAAAAAGGTAGCTCAAACTGATGCCAATGTGCTTATCCTTGGTGAAAACGGTACCGGCAAGGAATTGGTGGCAAGAGCACTGCACCGCAACTCACCGCGCAGGGATGAGGTTTTCATCAGCGTTGACCTGGGCTCATTGAGCGATACATTGTTTGAAAGCGAATTATTTGGTCATGAAAAGGGCGCATTTACCGATGCCAAGAAAGAAAAGCCGGGACGTTTTGAGATCGCATCACGCGGAACGCTTTTTATGGATGAGATCGGAAACATACCTCTGCCGCTTCAATCTAAAATATTAACTGTAATTGAACGCCGTGAGGTTACCCGCGTTGGTGCCAACCGCCCCGTTTCGGTTGACGTTAGGCTCATTTGCGCCACAAACAGTGATTTATATGAATCGGTCAGCAATAACCTGTTCAGACAGGACCTTTTATACCGGATCAATACAGTTGAAATTCACCTTCCACCCTTGCGTGAACGGGGAGACGACATTGAACTGCTGTCCAATCATTTTCTGAAAATATACGCAAAGAAATACAGGAAGCCGATTCGTGGTATTACGTCGGCATCCCTTAAAAAGCTGATGCATTACGGCTGGCCCGGCAATGTGAGGGAACTTCAGCATGCCATTGAAAGAGCGGTTATCATGACTGAAACACCTTCCCTTGAACCGGATGATTTCATTCTTTCTACACCCAGGAAAAAGTCGGGTGACCTTGAATTCGATACCTATAATCTTGATGAAATCGAAAGAAGGGTAATCGAGAAAGTAATGAAACAGAACCAGGGAAATATATCACAGGCTGCAAGCGAATTAGGCCTTACACGGACATCCCTGTATCGCAGGATGGAAAAATATGGGTTTTAA